The Henckelia pumila isolate YLH828 chromosome 2, ASM3356847v2, whole genome shotgun sequence genome includes a window with the following:
- the LOC140878574 gene encoding uncharacterized protein: protein MDSLTAITAKFDELTHKVSQMQANKSAPVKQVNQVQGSTEAAEGSASGIPFMPDSFFDGMSVFEGDSVNYVGNQGRQQYNSFSFSYSPGWRGHPNFGWKQAENLVEPQYFNPAQQPTQQRPPQQTVRPPQGVGPSMPPGFKPSENKSNLEDMLAKYIAGNEMRWKNHDAMLQRVETQLGQLANQFSTGAPSSLPSDTVKNPKEVNVIFVQQAMTVKTKKQEVKVEHTPEQVILSPRKDALAQMPSYTKFLKGILTNKRKLTNLDTVTLNEKCSVVLLNKLPPKLRNPGIFSIPCSMSFDKALCDLGASIKLMSYSLAKKLDIGVMEPTTMSLKLADRSIKHPKGIMENVFLKVNEFIFPVDFVVLDMDDDRETPLILGRSFLATSRALIDVQKGELILRLNEKQVVFNMFNNNSSYHKVNYSCLNVDARST, encoded by the exons ATGGATTCTCTGACAGCAATTACAGCAAAATTTGATGAACTGACCCATAAAGTGTCTCAAATGCAAGCTAATAAATCGGCACCAGTAAAACAAGTGAATCAAGTCCAAGGAAGCACTGAGGCAGCTGAAGGATCAGCGAGTGGCATTCCATTCATGCCAGATTCATTTTTTGATGGGATGTCAGTTTTTGAAGGAGATTCAGTGAATTATGTCGGGAACCAAGGGCGACAACAATATAATTCATTTAGTTTCTCATATAGTCCGGGTTGGAGAGGTCACCCAAATTTTGGGTGGAAACAAGCTGAAAATTTGGTTGAGCCACAATATTTCAATCCTGCTCAACAGCCTACACAACAAAGACCCCCTCAGCAAACAGTTAGACCTCCACAAGGTGTTGGACCTTCTATGCCACCGGGTTTCAAGCCATCCGAGAATAAATCAAATCTTGAAGATATGCTTGCAAAATACATAGCTGGGAATGAGATGAGATGGAAAAATCATGACGCCATGTTGCAAAGAGTGGAAACTCAATTAGGACAGTTGGCGAACCAGTTCTCTACAGGGGCTCCAAGCTCACTACCTAGTGACACAGTGAAAAATCCTAAGGAAGTGAATGTCATCTTTGTACAACAAGCTATGACAGTCAAGACAAAAAAGCAAGAAGTCAAAGTAGAGCACACACCAGAACAAGTCATTCTCTCTCCACGCaaag ATGCCTTAGCTCAAATGCCGAGTTATACTAAGTTCTTGAAGGGAATTCTAACAAATAAGAGGAAGCTAACCAATTTGGATACAGTGACTTTGAATGAAAAATGTTCGGTGGTACTTCTAAACAAGCTCCCACCAAAACTTCGAAATCCAGGGATTTTTTCTATACCTTGTAGTATGTCATTTGATAAGGCTTTATGTGATCTAGGTGCTAGTATAAAATTAATGTCATATTCACTTGCAAAAAAATTGGATATAGGAGTGATGGAACCTACCACTATGTCCCTCAAGCTTGCTGATAGATCAATTAAACATCCTAAAGGAATAATGGAGAATGTGTTCCTTAAAGTTAATGAATTTATCTTTCCTGTGGACTTTGTGGTACTTGATATGGATGATGATCGTGAAACTCCTTTGATATTAGGACGTTCATTCTTGGCAACCAGTAGAGCACTAATTGATGTTCAAAAGGGGGAATTAATACTTAGGTTGAATGAGAAGCAAGTTGTGTTTAATATGTTTAATAATAATTCCTCTTATCATAAAGTCAATTATTCTTGTCTGAATGTTGATGCTCGTAGTACATGA